A section of the Pochonia chlamydosporia 170 chromosome Unknown PCv3seq00025, whole genome shotgun sequence genome encodes:
- a CDS encoding reverse transcriptase (similar to Metarhizium robertsii ARSEF 23 XP_007816557.1): MIIALKKVNEKQGWPDFLICWIYHFVSHRKALVRFQDAKTEPAELPCGLPQGSPISPILYLLATTPIYSLPGATERYGYADDTAMLFTGDSLEETTAKANAAIAAMEAWGQQGAFSFDPDKTEVTHFSRKRNRSSPAVCHQGQEVKAQKAMRWLGVWLDRRLTFSTHIDKWSLMASKVVSQLRFVNNTVRGTSAVAARRAVYAVALPTLFYGLDTWFPGFPSESTHRKARTITKTQLSKIQVILNKACHAVLPVWKTTPRVILWKEAAIPPAEIILKQHQARTALRYAMLDAAHPVSRRLRQAQHEVNQSNHPAIHGRTLQRHSRLLRTAACAKEVERPRLIPRRFNNSIPTEAAGNRPPKETAVLQFQRWLEDKPPGYIVFRDGSKTERDTAGYGFAVFHNRRLINWGSGQLGRREVFDAEIHGALEGLQYAVLANFANEPITVCMDNTSVIDYLLAKEGAKPPIQEHIPSVSYRRRQVKGQIAVDYQQWWQGVERTGYLSLGLPAELQKLPELALPRRLLGYLLAARSHHGDFADYHERFHPGQATLECPCGRQKSPTHPFYCRKVPRHLRARLTPDPEAAIGRFLGRSYKVYLRVADFYYTKINKRY; encoded by the exons ATGATCATTGCATTGAAGAAGGTCAATGAAAAACAGGGATGGCCGGATTTCCTGATTTGTTGGATCTATCACTTTGTCTCCCACCGCAAAGCTCTCGTTAGATTCCAGGACGCTAAAACAGAACCCGCAGAGTTACCCTGCGGCCTCCCTCAGGGCTCGCCGATATCACCGATTCTCTATCTCCTAGCCACCACCCCTATCTACTCCCTTCCAGGAGCAACGGAGAGGTATGGCTACGCAGACGATACAGCAATGCTCTTCACAGGAGACAGTCTAGAGGAGACcactgcaaaagcaaacgCGGCGATTGCTGCAATGGAAGCATGGGGGCAACAGGGGGCTTTTTCCTTCgacccagacaagacagaggTTACGCACTTCTCCAGAAAAAGGAACAGAAGCTCCCCAGCAGTCTGtcaccaaggccaggagGTTAAGGCACAAAAGGCAATGCGTTGGCTGGGAGTCTGGCTTGACCGCAGGCTCACTTTTAGCACGCACATCGATAAATGGTCGCTTATGGCAAGTAAGGTTGTCTCACAGCTACGGTTTGTTAACAATACAGTACGCGGAACGTCAGCAGTAGCGGCCAGGAGAGCAGTATATGCAGTAGCCCTACCCACACTCTTTTATGGGCTAGACACATGGTTCCCTGGCTTCCCTTCTGAGTCAACCCACAGGAAAGCAAGGACGATCACCAAAACTCAACTCTCAAAAATCCAAGTAATCCTGAATAAGGCCTGCCACGCAGTCCTACCTGTTTGGAAGACCACCCCACGAGTTATTCTTTGGAAAGAGGCAGCAATTCCGCCGGCAGAAATCATACTAAAGCAGCATCAAGCGCGCACTGCGCTTCGCTACGCCATGCTAGACGCAGCACACCCAGTATCCAGACGGCTAAGACAAGCACAGCATGAAGTTAACCAGAGCAACCACCCAGCAATACATGGCCGAACTCTGCAGAGGCATAGCCGACTCCTCCGAACAGCGGCATGTGCAAAGGAAGTTGAACGACCACGGCTTATCCCACGCCGCTTTAATAATAGCATCCCGACTGAAGCTGCAGGAAATAGACCGCCAAAAGAAACCGCCGTGCTGCAATTCCAACGCTGGCTTGAGGACAAGCCCCCGGGATATATTGTTTTTAGAGATGGCtccaagacagaaagagATACCGCAGGATATGGATTTGCAGTTTTCCACAATAGACGCCTAATTAATTGGggctctggccaacttggccgcaGAGAAGTCTTTGACGCAGAGATCCACGGCGCATTAGAAGGACTTCAATATGCTGTACTCGCCAATTTTGCTAACGAACCAATTACAGTCTGTATGGATAATACCTCTGTTATTGACT ACCTTCtcgccaaggaaggagccaagCCTCCAATCCAAGAACACATTCCCTCAGTCTCCTACCGCAGGAGACAGGTTAAGGGTCAGATAGCCGTAGACTAccagcaatggtggcaaGGAGTGGAGAGAACAGGTTACTTGTCTCTTGGCCTGCCCGCCGAGCTACAAAAGCTCCCTGAACTCGCCCTCCCACGCCGTCTGTTAGGATATCTACTCGCTGCCCGATCACACCACGGCGACTTTGCGGACTACCACGAGAGATTCCACCCAGGCCAGGCGACCCTGGAGTGCCCCTGCGGGCGCCAAAAGTCGCCTACCCATCCTTTCTACTGCAGGAAAgtccctcgccatctccggGCTCGGCTGACCCCCGATCCCGAAGCGGCAATAGGACGGTTCCTCGGTAGATCCTATAAGGTTTACCTGCGCGTTGCGGACTTCTATTATACGAAGATCAACAAGCGCTACTAA